A part of Prevotella melaninogenica genomic DNA contains:
- a CDS encoding endo-beta-N-acetylglucosaminidase: MRRIHLLLFGCCLIPSTLMAQELKSNYIQWGFESLQFPNKLRSWSKSNPKINDDDNFFISRVKPKQRFRYEGTQVRTDLTETNDKKLLAWLPWNVPSKNALPDGVFDSEVFSMWPYVTHWGDWNCGLGRIPAALLDVAHKNGVAVSSVAGIPDGQLKGEWSRSLTTLAGSDIQTVADYMKYYGYDGFGYNSEFSEYYTAGRVTKAVRDFHVKLNKAIRPYNPIFENIWYDGTNDQGRVTFDQGLGDHNKTIFGESGSEAADLFFNYNWNRSWLLENSVAKAEELHRNPLDLYAGFNMQGGEPKTYSTVRWPLLKKYPISIGLWGAHSQNMFFESRGEKGSDPETQQRTYMLRTERWFSSGSRNPVTTPEISHSMQYNADNTDFHGMSAMMTARSSMSWDLTQEPLITYFNLGNGKFFNYGGVRQNDRPWANVGVQDYLPTWRWWFASKLLGRTAADVPATGLDAEFVWDDAYMGGSTVRVHGSTPKEYLHLFKTKYALKTGDVITFRYKVKGGKADASLVFATEDNVNAEKAYPVLTTADEADEDKWVEKTITVGGDLNGKTLALVALKMENAADLNLYLGEFSIVRGSFDAPAQPIDVKTTLLHAAKNGVDAKIIFNMPNTKAKGEPCYNTDVKTSLFKLWAQQEGKEPILMGVTTSWAGMFYSVPVDLKGQGKVKFGVSAVSLDMKKESAIAWGEDHEIFTNYDYNDEIKADKSVIKPNEEFTIAYVDPRHEAGNWKIVDGSGNVVAQANNATEIKVTGIANVGFYNLILNGKVASTSGRVDKEVTYSNYVQITSNAVGAVPHINKLTADDSETSIEVVANKEVTMKYEGKKADGSGSRGVKLLEKPVGVKVSELGFNNTSKNNQAWSLAFWVKFNGFTGGTQIVDMRHPGTDWPQNNWGSMWTTYDPNTGVYEVTLREKNAGGAKEYKQRWKVDFVPGAWTHFVLAMEGNGTDTKPMVYINGKAAKAHNWEYNGQQGDGLNTARFANNAWWEENILGIGFGRAGAAAINGTVDDVKFFDKAISEAEATKTMMSTATTDAGMKAYWDFESDAAADHYFASKVGTAKIAHGELKAGTGEGVTTLVPDAPTYDAGSAFVSGNFQVTTTAEWTAKKATITSQSGNDQAGTAKLKYAKAGDYEVTLTLTNAHGSDTRTFKVIKVKADPTGINGTEAADMKVYAIDRDVLFDVETPGNYLVQVFSTNGQMVASKAVSVNGAESVRLHLGVQGVYVVNVKKDGKTLRTVKFICK; the protein is encoded by the coding sequence ATGAGAAGAATTCATTTACTTCTTTTTGGTTGCTGCCTGATTCCATCTACTTTGATGGCGCAGGAACTTAAGAGCAACTATATTCAGTGGGGCTTTGAATCTCTGCAGTTTCCAAACAAACTTCGCAGTTGGTCAAAGTCTAACCCTAAAATCAATGATGATGATAACTTCTTCATCTCTCGTGTAAAACCAAAGCAGCGTTTCCGTTACGAAGGAACACAGGTTCGTACGGACCTTACAGAGACAAACGACAAGAAGCTCCTTGCTTGGCTGCCATGGAACGTGCCAAGTAAGAACGCTCTCCCTGATGGTGTCTTCGACTCTGAGGTATTCTCAATGTGGCCTTACGTAACTCACTGGGGTGACTGGAACTGCGGCTTAGGTCGTATTCCTGCAGCTTTGTTGGACGTTGCACATAAGAATGGTGTAGCTGTATCTTCTGTTGCTGGTATTCCTGATGGTCAGCTTAAAGGTGAGTGGAGTAGATCACTGACTACACTCGCAGGTTCTGATATTCAGACTGTAGCTGACTATATGAAGTACTACGGTTATGACGGTTTCGGTTATAACTCTGAGTTTTCTGAGTATTATACTGCAGGTCGTGTTACAAAAGCAGTTAGAGATTTCCACGTAAAACTCAACAAAGCAATCAGACCTTATAATCCTATTTTTGAAAATATTTGGTATGATGGTACTAATGATCAAGGTCGTGTTACTTTCGACCAAGGTCTGGGCGATCATAACAAGACTATCTTCGGTGAAAGTGGTAGCGAGGCTGCAGACCTTTTCTTCAACTATAACTGGAACCGTTCTTGGTTATTGGAGAATTCAGTAGCTAAGGCTGAGGAACTTCACCGTAACCCATTGGACCTCTACGCAGGTTTCAATATGCAGGGAGGCGAACCAAAAACATATAGTACTGTACGTTGGCCGCTTTTGAAGAAGTACCCAATCTCAATCGGTCTTTGGGGTGCTCACTCACAGAACATGTTCTTTGAGAGTCGTGGTGAGAAGGGTAGTGACCCAGAGACACAGCAGCGTACTTATATGTTGCGTACAGAACGTTGGTTCTCAAGCGGTTCACGTAACCCTGTTACTACTCCTGAGATTTCACACAGCATGCAGTACAATGCTGATAACACAGATTTCCACGGTATGTCAGCTATGATGACCGCACGTAGTTCTATGTCTTGGGACTTGACACAGGAGCCATTGATTACTTACTTCAACCTCGGTAACGGTAAGTTCTTCAACTATGGTGGTGTTCGTCAGAACGATCGCCCATGGGCTAACGTAGGTGTACAGGATTACTTGCCAACATGGCGTTGGTGGTTTGCAAGCAAGTTGCTCGGTCGTACCGCGGCTGATGTTCCTGCAACTGGTCTTGATGCAGAGTTCGTATGGGACGATGCTTACATGGGTGGTTCTACTGTTCGTGTACATGGTTCTACTCCTAAGGAGTATCTCCACCTCTTCAAGACAAAGTATGCTTTGAAGACAGGCGACGTTATCACCTTCCGTTATAAGGTTAAGGGTGGTAAGGCTGATGCTTCTTTGGTATTCGCTACAGAAGATAATGTAAACGCAGAGAAGGCTTATCCAGTATTGACAACTGCTGATGAGGCTGATGAGGATAAGTGGGTTGAGAAGACTATCACTGTTGGTGGCGACTTGAACGGTAAGACACTTGCACTCGTTGCACTCAAGATGGAGAATGCTGCCGACTTGAATCTCTACCTCGGTGAGTTCTCAATCGTTCGTGGTAGCTTCGATGCTCCAGCACAGCCAATCGATGTAAAGACAACCTTGTTGCACGCTGCAAAGAATGGCGTTGATGCTAAGATTATCTTCAACATGCCTAACACTAAGGCAAAGGGCGAGCCTTGCTACAACACAGACGTGAAGACTTCTCTCTTTAAGCTCTGGGCACAGCAGGAGGGCAAGGAGCCTATCCTCATGGGTGTAACCACTTCATGGGCAGGTATGTTCTATTCTGTTCCTGTTGACCTCAAGGGTCAGGGCAAGGTTAAGTTCGGTGTGTCTGCAGTATCTCTTGATATGAAGAAGGAAAGTGCTATCGCTTGGGGCGAGGATCACGAAATCTTCACAAACTATGACTACAACGACGAAATCAAGGCAGACAAGTCTGTGATTAAGCCAAACGAGGAGTTCACTATCGCTTATGTTGACCCACGTCACGAGGCTGGTAACTGGAAGATTGTTGATGGTTCTGGTAACGTCGTTGCTCAGGCAAACAACGCTACAGAGATTAAGGTGACTGGCATTGCTAATGTAGGTTTCTATAACCTCATTCTCAATGGTAAGGTAGCTTCAACTTCTGGTCGTGTAGACAAGGAAGTAACTTACTCTAACTATGTTCAGATTACTTCTAATGCAGTAGGTGCTGTTCCTCACATCAATAAGCTGACAGCTGATGATAGCGAGACAAGCATTGAGGTTGTTGCCAATAAGGAGGTAACAATGAAGTACGAGGGTAAGAAGGCTGACGGTTCAGGCTCAAGAGGTGTTAAACTCCTTGAGAAACCAGTAGGTGTTAAGGTTTCTGAGCTCGGCTTTAATAATACAAGCAAGAACAATCAGGCTTGGTCACTCGCATTCTGGGTTAAGTTCAATGGCTTCACTGGTGGTACTCAGATTGTAGATATGCGTCATCCTGGTACTGACTGGCCACAGAATAACTGGGGTTCTATGTGGACTACATACGATCCTAACACAGGTGTTTATGAGGTGACACTCCGTGAGAAGAATGCTGGTGGTGCTAAGGAGTACAAGCAGCGTTGGAAGGTTGACTTCGTTCCGGGTGCTTGGACACACTTCGTTTTGGCTATGGAAGGTAACGGTACAGATACCAAGCCTATGGTTTATATCAATGGTAAGGCTGCTAAGGCTCATAACTGGGAGTATAATGGTCAGCAGGGCGATGGTCTTAATACAGCTCGTTTTGCAAACAATGCATGGTGGGAAGAGAATATTCTCGGTATTGGCTTTGGTCGTGCCGGAGCAGCTGCTATTAATGGTACTGTTGATGATGTTAAGTTCTTCGACAAGGCTATCTCTGAGGCTGAGGCTACAAAAACAATGATGTCTACAGCTACTACAGATGCAGGTATGAAGGCTTACTGGGACTTCGAGTCTGATGCAGCTGCAGACCACTACTTCGCAAGTAAGGTTGGTACTGCTAAGATTGCTCACGGTGAGTTGAAGGCAGGTACTGGTGAGGGTGTTACAACGCTTGTTCCAGATGCTCCAACTTATGATGCTGGTAGTGCATTCGTTTCTGGTAATTTCCAAGTGACAACTACTGCAGAGTGGACAGCTAAGAAGGCTACTATCACTTCACAGTCAGGTAACGATCAGGCTGGTACAGCGAAGTTGAAGTATGCTAAGGCTGGTGACTATGAGGTTACATTGACCTTGACCAATGCTCACGGTTCTGACACTCGTACCTTCAAGGTAATTAAGGTGAAGGCTGATCCAACAGGTATCAACGGCACTGAGGCTGCTGACATGAAGGTTTACGCTATCGACCGTGACGTATTGTTTGATGTTGAGACACCGGGCAACTACCTTGTTCAGGTATTCTCTACCAATGGTCAGATGGTTGCAAGTAAGGCTGTTTCAGTGAATGGTGCAGAGTCTGTACGTCTCCATCTTGGTGTTCAGGGCGTTTACGTCGTGAATGTCAAGAAGGACGGTAAGACACTCCGTACAGTGAAATTTATCTGTAAGTAA